In a single window of the Agromyces sp. H17E-10 genome:
- a CDS encoding aldo/keto reductase yields MTETATAARARIGASDLEIAPLSLGTNVFGWTADRDATFAVLDAFVADGANFVDTADGYSAWVPGNTGGDSERLIGEWIAARGSRDDVVIATKVSTHPEYPGLAAANVRAAADASLHRLGTDVIDLYYAHFDDAEVPLEETVGAFSALVDAGKVRAIGISNYSPERIDEWFRVTEANGFHRAVALQPHYNLVERDFESNGLRERAEREGLAVFPYFSLAKGFLAGKYRTEADVTADGASVRAGGAAPYLGERGDRVLAALDEVAAAHGASVAAVSLAWLRQQPTVVAPIASARNVEQLGDLLASIQLELSDAELTALADASA; encoded by the coding sequence GTGACCGAGACCGCCACCGCCGCCCGCGCCCGCATCGGCGCATCCGACCTCGAGATCGCGCCGCTGTCGCTCGGCACGAACGTGTTCGGCTGGACCGCCGACCGCGATGCGACGTTCGCCGTGCTCGACGCGTTCGTCGCGGACGGGGCGAACTTCGTCGACACCGCCGACGGCTATTCGGCCTGGGTGCCCGGCAACACCGGCGGCGACAGCGAGCGGCTCATCGGCGAATGGATCGCGGCCCGCGGTTCGCGCGACGACGTGGTCATCGCGACCAAGGTGAGCACGCACCCCGAGTACCCGGGCCTCGCCGCCGCCAACGTGCGTGCGGCGGCCGACGCTTCGCTGCACCGTCTCGGCACCGACGTCATCGACCTCTACTACGCCCACTTCGACGACGCCGAGGTGCCGCTCGAGGAGACGGTCGGGGCGTTCTCGGCGCTCGTCGACGCCGGCAAGGTGCGGGCCATCGGCATCTCGAACTATTCGCCCGAGCGCATCGACGAGTGGTTCCGGGTCACCGAGGCGAACGGCTTCCACCGTGCGGTCGCCCTGCAGCCGCACTACAACCTCGTCGAGCGCGACTTCGAGTCGAACGGCCTGCGCGAACGCGCCGAGCGCGAGGGGCTCGCGGTCTTCCCCTACTTCTCGCTCGCGAAGGGGTTCCTCGCCGGCAAGTACCGCACAGAGGCCGACGTCACCGCCGATGGGGCGAGCGTGCGCGCGGGCGGCGCCGCGCCGTACCTCGGCGAGCGCGGCGACCGGGTGCTCGCCGCGCTCGACGAGGTCGCCGCGGCACACGGCGCATCGGTCGCCGCCGTGTCGCTCGCCTGGCTGCGGCAGCAGCCGACCGTCGTCGCGCCCATCGCGAGCGCCCGCAACGTCGAGCAGCTCGGCGACCTGCTCGCCTCGATCCAGCTCGAACTCAGCGACGCGGAGCTGACGGCGCTCGCCGACGCCTCCGCCTGA
- a CDS encoding NAD(P)-dependent alcohol dehydrogenase — protein sequence MKALQYRAIGQEPELVEIDTPEPGPGEVRLRITAAGACHSDSFIMGLNEEQYVYGLPLTLGHEGAGVVDALGEGVTGVELGEAVAVYGPWGCGRCVQCAQGKENYCERAAELEIRPPGLGAPGAMAEYMIVPDARFLLPLGDLDPVEHVALTDAGLTPYHAIKMSLPKLGPGTTAVVIGAGGLGHVAIQILRALTPATVIALDVSQDKLRLATEVGAHHVFPSDAEAPARVKELTGGRGAAAVFDFVAIQPTLDAGHAMLAVEGDQVIVGVGAGMLPAGMLMTPYDATVRSPYWGSRAELFEVFDLARAGLVKIETERFSLDEAPEAYRRLHDGTLRGRAVVVP from the coding sequence ATGAAGGCACTGCAGTACCGCGCGATCGGGCAGGAGCCCGAGCTGGTCGAGATCGACACGCCCGAGCCGGGGCCGGGCGAGGTGCGGCTCAGGATCACGGCCGCCGGAGCGTGTCACTCCGACAGCTTCATCATGGGGCTGAACGAGGAGCAGTACGTCTACGGCCTGCCGCTCACGCTCGGCCATGAGGGCGCGGGCGTCGTCGATGCGCTCGGCGAGGGCGTGACGGGCGTCGAGCTCGGCGAGGCCGTCGCCGTCTACGGACCGTGGGGCTGCGGCCGCTGCGTGCAGTGCGCGCAGGGCAAGGAGAACTACTGCGAGCGCGCCGCCGAGCTCGAGATCCGGCCGCCGGGCCTCGGCGCACCCGGTGCCATGGCCGAATACATGATCGTGCCCGACGCGAGGTTCCTGCTGCCGCTCGGCGACCTCGACCCGGTCGAGCACGTCGCCCTCACCGACGCGGGGCTCACGCCGTACCACGCGATCAAGATGTCGCTGCCGAAGCTCGGACCAGGGACGACCGCGGTCGTGATCGGCGCGGGCGGACTCGGGCACGTCGCGATCCAGATCCTGCGCGCGCTCACGCCCGCGACGGTCATCGCGCTCGACGTCAGCCAGGACAAGCTGCGGCTCGCGACCGAGGTCGGGGCGCACCACGTGTTCCCCTCCGACGCCGAGGCACCGGCACGCGTCAAGGAGCTCACGGGCGGCCGGGGCGCCGCGGCCGTGTTCGACTTCGTCGCGATCCAGCCGACGCTCGACGCCGGCCATGCGATGCTCGCCGTCGAGGGCGACCAGGTCATCGTCGGCGTCGGCGCCGGCATGCTGCCCGCCGGCATGCTCATGACCCCGTACGACGCGACGGTGCGCTCGCCCTACTGGGGTTCACGGGCCGAGCTCTTCGAGGTGTTCGACCTCGCCCGAGCGGGGCTCGTCAAGATCGAGACGGAGCGCTTCTCGCTCGACGAGGCGCCCGAGGCGTACCGGCGCCTGCACGACGGCACCCTGCGCGGGCGCGCGGTCGTCGTGCCCTGA
- a CDS encoding serine hydrolase: MRVIRIAVLPVMVIVAAALAGCTAAPPYAPRIELGDAPPADAVELAEGGLDSAIESLPDLIERVLDETGVPGAAVAVVHDGETVFADGFGVKKVGEDDPVDAETVFQVASMSKPIGATVVATQVTDGVVGWDTPVAPLLPGFALADPWVTEHLTVGDLYAHRSGLPLAAGDDLEDIGYDREYVIDHLRYQPLNPFRTSYGYANFGMTTGAEAVANAAGVDWETLSERELYEPLGMTSTSSRHDDFVARDDRAALHALVDGEFQPLYERDPDAQSPAGGVSSNVVDLAKWMEFVLADGVVDGETLIDAADLAAAMRPQVTSAPSDVPGMRSGSYGYGFNVGTQTSGRATASHSGAFVLGAGTNFQLVPSLGLGVVALTNGAPVGAAEAIVSEFLDLVQYGESTRDWVEAYGAALAHYREPAGDLVDATPPTSPAPPTAPLESYAGTWSNEYFGPAEVVVAGDSLVVRLGPDGGYEVPLEPWDGDVFAFTPSGENAPEGSRSSVTFELGRSGESAMTVQFFDGNGLGTWTR, translated from the coding sequence ATGCGCGTCATCCGAATCGCCGTACTACCGGTCATGGTGATCGTGGCCGCAGCACTCGCCGGATGCACAGCGGCTCCGCCGTACGCGCCGAGGATCGAGCTCGGCGACGCGCCGCCCGCCGACGCCGTCGAGCTCGCCGAGGGCGGCCTCGACTCGGCGATCGAGTCGCTGCCCGATCTCATCGAGCGCGTACTCGACGAGACGGGCGTGCCCGGCGCGGCGGTCGCGGTCGTGCACGACGGCGAGACGGTGTTCGCCGACGGGTTCGGGGTCAAGAAGGTCGGGGAGGACGACCCCGTCGATGCGGAGACGGTGTTCCAGGTGGCGTCGATGTCGAAGCCGATCGGGGCGACCGTCGTCGCGACGCAGGTCACCGACGGCGTCGTCGGCTGGGACACCCCCGTCGCGCCGCTGCTGCCCGGCTTCGCCCTCGCCGACCCATGGGTCACCGAACACCTCACGGTCGGCGACCTCTACGCCCACCGGTCGGGCCTCCCGCTCGCCGCGGGCGACGACCTCGAAGACATCGGCTACGACCGCGAATACGTCATCGACCACCTGCGGTACCAGCCGCTGAACCCGTTCCGCACCAGCTACGGCTACGCCAACTTCGGCATGACCACGGGCGCCGAGGCCGTCGCGAACGCCGCGGGCGTCGACTGGGAGACGCTCTCGGAACGCGAGCTCTACGAGCCGCTCGGCATGACCTCGACGAGCTCGCGCCACGACGACTTCGTCGCCCGCGACGACCGCGCGGCGTTGCACGCGCTCGTCGACGGCGAGTTCCAGCCGCTCTACGAACGCGACCCCGACGCGCAGTCGCCCGCGGGCGGTGTGAGCTCGAACGTCGTCGACCTCGCCAAGTGGATGGAGTTCGTGCTGGCCGACGGCGTCGTCGACGGCGAGACGCTCATCGACGCGGCCGACCTGGCGGCGGCGATGCGCCCGCAGGTGACCTCGGCCCCGTCTGACGTGCCCGGCATGCGATCGGGGTCGTACGGCTACGGATTCAACGTCGGCACGCAGACGAGCGGTCGCGCGACGGCCTCGCACTCGGGCGCCTTCGTGCTCGGCGCGGGCACGAACTTCCAACTCGTGCCCTCGCTCGGGCTCGGCGTCGTCGCCCTCACGAACGGGGCGCCGGTCGGCGCGGCCGAGGCGATCGTGAGCGAGTTCCTCGACCTCGTGCAGTACGGCGAGTCGACCCGCGACTGGGTCGAGGCGTATGGAGCGGCGCTCGCGCACTACCGCGAGCCGGCGGGAGACCTCGTCGACGCGACGCCGCCCACCTCTCCGGCCCCGCCGACGGCGCCGCTCGAGTCGTACGCCGGCACGTGGTCGAACGAGTACTTCGGACCGGCCGAGGTGGTGGTCGCCGGCGACTCCCTCGTGGTGCGACTCGGGCCCGACGGCGGCTACGAGGTGCCGCTCGAACCGTGGGACGGCGACGTATTCGCCTTCACGCCGAGCGGGGAGAACGCGCCCGAGGGCTCGCGCTCGTCGGTGACGTTCGAACTCGGGCGTTCAGGGGAGTCGGCGATGACCGTGCAGTTCTTCGACGGCAACGGGCTCGGAACCTGGACCCGCTGA
- a CDS encoding MarR family winged helix-turn-helix transcriptional regulator, which yields MTDATSTAAPERPSPAASPRLTRDRRTLAEQSTELRIAVMRLSRRLRQQRSDTEISASQFSTLGWIHSEGPLTIGRLAELERVTAPSMNRTVNCLVDAGYVTRRTDDDDRRRVLVEVTPAGDTTVKETRKRRDAWIAKRYAALSPDDREVLARATTILGRLLDQ from the coding sequence ATGACCGATGCCACGAGTACGGCCGCGCCCGAGCGGCCCAGCCCCGCAGCATCCCCCCGCCTGACCCGCGATCGCCGCACGCTCGCCGAGCAGTCGACCGAACTCCGCATCGCGGTCATGCGCCTCTCGCGGCGCCTGCGCCAGCAGCGCAGCGACACCGAGATCAGCGCTTCGCAGTTCTCGACCCTCGGGTGGATCCACAGCGAGGGGCCGCTCACCATCGGCCGGCTCGCCGAGCTCGAACGGGTCACCGCGCCGAGCATGAACCGCACGGTCAACTGCCTCGTCGATGCGGGCTACGTCACCCGTCGCACCGACGACGACGACCGCCGCAGGGTGCTCGTCGAGGTGACGCCCGCCGGCGACACCACCGTCAAAGAGACCCGCAAGCGCCGCGACGCCTGGATCGCGAAGCGCTATGCCGCCCTCAGCCCCGACGACCGCGAGGTCCTCGCGCGCGCCACCACGATCCTCGGGAGGCTCCTCGACCAGTGA
- a CDS encoding MFS transporter encodes MFRSLSHVNYRIWFIGALVSNVGAWMQATAQNWVVLTELSDNDAFAVGITMALQFAPQLLLVPVTGLIADRFDRRKILMCTQTALMLLALGLGLLLLGGHAELWQLYVFAGLLGIVNAIDNPARQTFVTDLVSSTDMSNAVALNSASFNTARLIGPAVAGVLIVLVGSGWVFIINALTFVAVLGALAMLKGKKLKRMPRASRERGAFVAGFKYVWSRPDLVVVFVIVFLVGAFGMNFPIFSSTMAVEFGRGAGEYGLLNSILAIGSLAGALLAARRERARIRVVILAAAGFGVAALISAVMPTFPLFAASTVLIGFAAVTMLTTANGYVQTTTEPALRGRVLALYFAILSGGTPIGAPIVGAVANSWGPRWGLGVAAIAAGLAALIGAIWLVTSRGMRLTRHPDRRWAPAVRFDAPPTAAIAVVPTSAIAVPTEALAVPTEATPIADATGAGARRTA; translated from the coding sequence ATGTTCCGCTCCCTCAGCCACGTCAACTACCGCATCTGGTTCATCGGCGCCCTCGTCTCGAACGTCGGCGCCTGGATGCAGGCCACCGCCCAGAACTGGGTCGTGCTCACCGAGCTCAGCGACAACGACGCGTTCGCCGTGGGCATCACGATGGCCCTGCAGTTCGCCCCGCAGCTTCTGCTCGTGCCGGTCACGGGCCTCATCGCCGACCGCTTCGACCGGCGCAAGATCCTCATGTGCACGCAGACGGCGCTCATGCTGCTCGCCCTCGGCCTCGGCCTGCTGCTGCTCGGCGGGCACGCCGAGCTCTGGCAGCTCTACGTCTTCGCGGGCCTGCTCGGCATCGTGAACGCGATCGACAACCCCGCACGCCAGACCTTCGTCACCGACCTCGTGTCGAGCACCGACATGTCGAACGCGGTCGCGCTCAACTCGGCCTCGTTCAACACGGCCCGCCTCATCGGCCCGGCCGTCGCGGGCGTGCTCATCGTGCTCGTCGGCTCGGGCTGGGTGTTCATCATCAACGCGCTCACGTTCGTCGCGGTGCTGGGTGCGCTCGCCATGCTCAAGGGCAAGAAGCTGAAGCGGATGCCCCGGGCCAGCCGCGAACGCGGGGCCTTCGTCGCGGGATTCAAGTACGTGTGGAGCCGGCCCGACCTCGTCGTCGTCTTCGTGATCGTGTTCCTCGTGGGCGCGTTCGGCATGAACTTCCCGATCTTCTCCTCGACCATGGCGGTCGAGTTCGGCCGCGGCGCGGGCGAGTACGGGCTGCTCAACTCGATCCTGGCGATCGGGTCGCTCGCGGGAGCCCTGCTCGCCGCCCGGCGCGAACGCGCGCGCATCCGCGTCGTGATCCTCGCGGCCGCCGGGTTCGGCGTCGCCGCGCTCATCTCGGCTGTGATGCCGACGTTCCCCCTGTTCGCCGCGTCGACCGTGCTGATCGGCTTCGCCGCCGTGACGATGCTGACGACCGCGAACGGCTACGTGCAGACGACGACCGAGCCCGCCCTGCGCGGGCGCGTGCTCGCGCTGTACTTCGCGATCCTCTCCGGCGGCACGCCCATCGGCGCACCCATCGTCGGCGCCGTGGCGAACAGCTGGGGCCCGCGCTGGGGGCTCGGCGTCGCCGCGATCGCCGCGGGCCTCGCCGCGCTCATCGGTGCGATCTGGCTCGTCACCTCGCGTGGCATGCGTCTCACGCGGCATCCCGATCGCCGTTGGGCACCCGCGGTGCGCTTCGACGCCCCGCCGACCGCCGCGATCGCGGTCGTTCCGACGTCGGCCATCGCGGTGCCGACCGAGGCGCTCGCGGTGCCCACCGAGGCGACGCCGATCGCCGACGCGACGGGCGCAGGCGCACGCCGCACGGCGTGA
- a CDS encoding nitroreductase/quinone reductase family protein, whose translation MGWNDDVIEQFRSSKGTENHWGPKLVILHSIGAKSGEKHLNPVVGFRNDRGWRVVASKGGAPENPAWYHNLRANPTFDLEALVDGEIVVQTVTATEIPDDEWRAAYDEIVREEPQFGGYLDKTDRRIPVLQLTPSER comes from the coding sequence ATGGGTTGGAATGATGACGTCATCGAGCAGTTCCGCAGCAGCAAGGGCACGGAGAACCACTGGGGTCCGAAGTTGGTGATCCTGCACTCCATCGGCGCGAAGTCGGGCGAGAAGCACCTGAATCCGGTCGTCGGATTCCGCAACGACCGCGGCTGGCGGGTGGTGGCGTCGAAGGGCGGCGCACCTGAGAACCCCGCCTGGTACCACAACCTGCGTGCGAACCCCACGTTCGACCTCGAGGCGCTCGTCGACGGCGAGATCGTCGTGCAGACGGTGACGGCGACCGAGATCCCCGACGACGAGTGGCGCGCCGCGTACGACGAGATCGTGCGCGAGGAGCCCCAGTTCGGCGGATACCTCGACAAGACCGACCGCCGGATCCCCGTGCTGCAGCTCACGCCCAGCGAGCGCTGA
- the gdhA gene encoding NADP-specific glutamate dehydrogenase: MTAPRTAIDDVYAQILARNPGEFEFHQAVREVFGSLDRVLERNPHYVQASILERICEPERQIIFRVPWVDDSGRVQINRGFRVQFNSALGPYKGGLRFHPTVGLGTVKFLGFEQIFKNSLTGMPIGGGKGGSDFDPKGKSDAEIMRFCQSFMTELSRHVGEYRDVPAGDIGVGGREIGYLFGQYKRMTNQYESGVLTGKGLTWGGSLVRTEATGYGAVFFTQHMLETKGRSFDGARVLVSGSGNVAVYAIEKVHELGGVVVGASDSSGAVYDPDGIDVALLREVKEVRRERIERYAADRGGRAEFVAGATVWDLADRGPVHVALPCATQNELGEAHARALVAAGVVAVAEGANMPTTPEAIAVLREAGVLFGPGKAANAGGVATSALEMQQNASRDSWSFEHTEERLAAIMEAIHERCATTAEEYGAPGDYVVGANIAGFIRVADAMLALGVI, translated from the coding sequence GTGACCGCACCTCGCACGGCAATCGACGACGTCTACGCCCAGATCCTCGCCCGCAACCCGGGCGAGTTCGAGTTCCACCAGGCGGTGCGCGAGGTCTTCGGATCCCTCGACCGGGTGCTGGAGCGCAACCCGCACTACGTGCAGGCGTCGATCCTCGAGCGCATCTGCGAGCCCGAGCGGCAGATCATCTTCCGCGTGCCGTGGGTCGACGACTCGGGTCGCGTGCAGATCAATCGCGGCTTCCGCGTGCAGTTCAACTCGGCGCTCGGGCCCTACAAGGGCGGCCTGCGCTTCCACCCGACGGTCGGCCTCGGCACGGTCAAGTTCCTCGGATTCGAGCAGATCTTCAAGAACTCGCTCACGGGCATGCCGATCGGCGGCGGCAAGGGCGGCAGCGACTTCGACCCCAAGGGCAAGAGCGACGCCGAGATCATGCGGTTCTGCCAGTCGTTCATGACCGAGCTCTCGCGCCACGTCGGCGAGTACCGTGACGTGCCCGCGGGCGACATCGGCGTCGGCGGTCGCGAGATCGGCTACCTCTTCGGCCAGTACAAGCGCATGACCAACCAGTACGAGTCGGGCGTGCTCACGGGCAAGGGACTCACGTGGGGCGGCTCGCTCGTGCGCACCGAGGCCACCGGGTACGGCGCGGTCTTCTTCACGCAGCACATGCTCGAGACGAAGGGGCGGTCGTTCGACGGTGCGCGCGTGCTCGTGTCGGGCTCCGGCAACGTCGCCGTCTACGCGATCGAGAAGGTGCACGAGCTCGGCGGCGTCGTCGTCGGCGCATCCGACTCGTCGGGCGCCGTGTACGACCCCGACGGCATCGACGTCGCGCTCCTGCGCGAGGTCAAGGAGGTGCGCCGCGAGCGCATCGAGCGCTACGCCGCCGACCGCGGCGGCCGGGCCGAGTTCGTCGCCGGCGCCACCGTGTGGGACCTCGCCGACCGCGGCCCCGTGCACGTCGCGCTGCCGTGCGCGACCCAGAACGAGCTCGGCGAGGCGCACGCGCGGGCACTCGTCGCCGCGGGCGTCGTGGCCGTCGCCGAGGGCGCCAACATGCCCACGACGCCCGAGGCGATCGCGGTGCTGCGCGAGGCCGGTGTGCTGTTCGGGCCGGGCAAGGCGGCGAACGCGGGCGGTGTCGCGACGAGTGCGCTCGAGATGCAGCAGAACGCGTCGCGCGACTCATGGAGCTTCGAGCACACCGAGGAGCGGCTCGCCGCGATCATGGAGGCCATCCACGAGCGCTGCGCGACGACCGCCGAGGAGTACGGGGCGCCGGGCGACTACGTCGTCGGCGCCAACATCGCCGGATTCATCCGGGTGGCCGACGCGATGCTCGCGCTCGGCGTGATCTGA
- a CDS encoding 2-hydroxyacid dehydrogenase, which translates to MAATLLVSVPGTTLRDALGTPPDGAEVVVWDLDSPPPAAHVDIVVPPYMGTSDRLGALADVTTRLVQSQSIGYDDIAAALPPGHVFANAASVHEPSTAELALALVLASQRGIPDFVRAAAEPTEAGPGRWAPARHASLADRRVLIVGYGGVGRAIEARLEPFEVEITRVAGHARDDERGRIHGVDELPGLLPEADIVIVGVPLNDATTGLVDAAFLAALPDGALVVNVARGMVADTDAILAEARTGRLRFALDVTEPEPLPDGHPLFALPNVLVTPHVGGASTAMMPRMARLLRRQIERMLRGDEPENVVLRS; encoded by the coding sequence ATGGCTGCCACGCTCCTCGTCTCCGTGCCCGGCACCACCCTGCGCGATGCGCTCGGCACTCCGCCCGACGGTGCCGAAGTCGTCGTGTGGGACCTCGATTCGCCCCCGCCCGCCGCGCATGTCGACATCGTGGTGCCGCCGTACATGGGCACGTCCGACCGGCTCGGCGCACTCGCCGACGTGACGACGCGCCTCGTGCAGTCGCAGTCGATCGGCTACGACGACATCGCCGCGGCCCTGCCGCCCGGGCACGTGTTCGCGAACGCCGCGAGCGTGCACGAGCCGTCGACCGCGGAGCTCGCGCTCGCGCTCGTGCTGGCCTCGCAGCGCGGCATCCCCGATTTCGTGCGCGCGGCGGCCGAGCCGACGGAAGCCGGCCCCGGCAGGTGGGCGCCCGCCCGGCATGCGAGCCTCGCCGACCGACGCGTGCTGATCGTCGGGTACGGCGGCGTCGGCCGGGCGATCGAGGCGCGCCTCGAGCCGTTCGAGGTCGAGATCACGCGGGTCGCGGGTCACGCGCGCGACGACGAGCGGGGCCGCATCCACGGCGTCGACGAACTGCCGGGGCTGCTGCCCGAAGCCGACATCGTGATCGTCGGCGTGCCGCTCAACGACGCGACGACGGGGCTCGTCGACGCCGCCTTCCTCGCGGCACTTCCCGACGGCGCGCTCGTCGTGAACGTCGCACGCGGCATGGTCGCCGACACCGATGCGATCCTCGCCGAGGCGCGCACGGGCCGGCTGCGTTTCGCGCTCGACGTCACGGAGCCCGAGCCGCTGCCCGACGGCCACCCGCTCTTCGCGCTGCCGAACGTGCTCGTCACGCCGCACGTGGGCGGCGCCTCGACCGCGATGATGCCGCGCATGGCGCGCCTCCTGCGTCGTCAGATCGAGCGGATGCTGCGCGGCGACGAGCCCGAGAACGTGGTGCTGCGCAGCTGA
- a CDS encoding GH1 family beta-glucosidase: protein MSSADRTEAPGGLVFPPGFVIGSATASYQIEGAANEDGRTPSIWDTFSRTPGRTWNGDTGDVACDHYHRLESDLDLMASLGLEAYRFSLSWSRLLPGAGDRPNPAGVDFYSRLVDGLLDRGIRPIATLYHWDLPQELEDADGWTNRDTALRFAEYAGHAVDALGDRVHTWTTLNEPWCSAYLGYGSGAHAPGRTDGAAALAAVHHLNLAHGLAVPVIREHATNDPDVSVTLNFHVIRGGDAEATRRIDALANRAFTSPMLLGRYDDDLIADTAAVTDWSFVRDGDLGLVHQPLDVLGVNYYSTVTVAMWDGTSERSRNDGHKDVGGTPWPGSEHVEFLPQAGPYTDMGWNIAPDGLEDLLVSLAAQFPDQPLMITENGAAFADVVTPGPDGPRVHDAERVDYLQRHFAAARRAMDRDVDLRGYLVWSLLDNFEWGYGYSKRFGIVRVDYDTQERIVKDSGRWLAGLLASR, encoded by the coding sequence ATGAGCAGCGCAGATCGTACCGAGGCGCCGGGCGGCCTCGTCTTCCCGCCCGGCTTCGTGATCGGCTCGGCGACGGCGTCGTACCAGATCGAGGGGGCCGCGAACGAAGACGGGCGCACGCCGTCGATCTGGGACACGTTCAGCCGAACGCCGGGCCGCACCTGGAACGGCGACACCGGCGACGTCGCGTGCGACCACTACCACCGGCTCGAGTCCGACCTCGACCTCATGGCGTCGCTGGGCCTCGAGGCGTACCGCTTCTCGCTCTCGTGGTCGCGACTGCTGCCGGGCGCGGGAGATCGGCCGAACCCCGCCGGCGTCGACTTCTACTCGCGGCTCGTCGACGGGCTGCTCGACCGCGGCATCCGGCCCATCGCCACGCTCTATCACTGGGACCTGCCGCAGGAGCTCGAGGACGCCGACGGCTGGACGAACCGCGACACCGCGCTGCGCTTCGCCGAGTACGCGGGGCACGCCGTCGACGCGCTCGGCGACCGCGTGCACACGTGGACCACGCTCAACGAGCCGTGGTGCTCGGCGTACCTCGGCTACGGTTCGGGCGCGCACGCGCCGGGGCGCACCGACGGCGCTGCCGCACTCGCCGCGGTGCACCACCTGAACCTCGCGCACGGGCTTGCGGTGCCGGTCATCCGCGAACACGCCACGAACGACCCCGACGTGTCGGTGACGCTCAACTTCCACGTCATCCGCGGCGGCGACGCCGAGGCGACCCGCCGCATCGACGCGCTCGCGAACCGCGCGTTCACGAGCCCGATGCTGCTCGGCCGCTACGACGACGACCTCATCGCCGACACCGCTGCGGTCACCGACTGGTCGTTCGTGCGCGACGGCGACCTCGGCCTCGTGCACCAGCCGCTCGACGTGCTCGGCGTCAACTACTACTCGACCGTGACCGTCGCGATGTGGGACGGCACGAGCGAGCGCAGCCGAAACGACGGCCACAAGGACGTCGGCGGCACGCCGTGGCCCGGCAGCGAGCACGTCGAGTTCCTGCCGCAGGCGGGCCCGTACACCGACATGGGCTGGAACATCGCCCCCGACGGCCTCGAGGACCTGCTCGTCTCGCTCGCCGCGCAGTTCCCCGATCAGCCGCTCATGATCACCGAGAACGGTGCGGCATTCGCCGATGTGGTGACGCCCGGGCCCGACGGGCCGCGCGTGCACGACGCCGAACGCGTCGACTACCTGCAGCGGCACTTCGCCGCGGCACGGCGTGCGATGGACCGCGATGTCGACCTGCGCGGCTACCTCGTCTGGTCGCTGCTCGACAACTTCGAGTGGGGCTACGGCTACTCGAAGCGGTTCGGCATCGTGCGCGTCGACTACGACACGCAGGAGCGCATCGTGAAGGACAGCGGCCGCTGGCTGGCCGGGCTGCTCGCGTCGCGCTGA
- a CDS encoding NYN domain-containing protein gives MPVSAEPRVALYFDFDNIVISRYDQLHGDFAYRKDTSRSKAPAAGTKTAEKLREATVDIDAVLDFAATFGTIAIARAYADWSTPVNASYRGQLIDRAVDLVQLFPLSATKNGADIRLAVDAVEDMFRIDDLSHIVIVAGDSDYVALAQKAKRLGRYVVGIGVAGGTSRALTAAVDEFADYDALLTTDAAVDESEADSPAAAPEPAPNRRRRSGTSKPDAAADAEPEASAPEKTSKSGSRRRAKSEPTEPAEPAAPAEPVERPSARVLQFVAPTDPSEAEPTGSPRNPGRLLQKAIELLHSKNDEEWQSSSAVKNQMLRMDPSFQERRLGFASFTDFLKSRGGVVELDETGRGRVRIRPKKD, from the coding sequence ATGCCCGTTTCGGCAGAACCCCGCGTGGCCCTCTACTTCGACTTCGACAACATCGTCATCTCGCGGTACGACCAGCTCCACGGCGACTTCGCCTACCGAAAAGACACCTCGCGGTCGAAGGCCCCGGCCGCGGGCACGAAGACCGCCGAGAAGCTGCGCGAGGCGACGGTCGACATCGACGCCGTGCTCGACTTCGCCGCCACGTTCGGCACGATCGCGATCGCCCGCGCCTACGCCGACTGGTCGACGCCCGTGAACGCGAGCTACCGCGGCCAGCTCATCGACCGCGCCGTCGACCTCGTGCAGCTGTTCCCGCTGTCGGCGACGAAGAACGGCGCCGACATCCGGCTCGCGGTCGACGCCGTCGAGGACATGTTCCGCATCGACGACCTCTCGCACATCGTGATCGTCGCGGGCGACTCCGACTACGTGGCGCTCGCGCAGAAGGCGAAGCGGCTCGGCCGCTACGTCGTCGGCATCGGGGTCGCCGGCGGCACGAGCCGGGCCCTCACGGCGGCGGTCGACGAGTTCGCCGACTACGACGCGCTGCTCACGACCGACGCGGCCGTCGACGAGTCCGAAGCCGATTCGCCCGCGGCAGCACCCGAACCCGCGCCGAACCGCCGCCGGCGCTCGGGCACGAGCAAGCCGGATGCCGCGGCCGACGCCGAGCCCGAGGCATCCGCACCCGAGAAGACGTCGAAGAGCGGCTCGAGGCGCCGCGCGAAGTCCGAGCCCACCGAACCCGCCGAGCCGGCAGCGCCCGCCGAACCGGTCGAGCGCCCGTCGGCTCGCGTGCTGCAGTTCGTCGCGCCGACCGACCCGTCGGAGGCCGAACCGACGGGCAGCCCGCGCAACCCCGGCCGCCTGCTGCAGAAGGCGATCGAGCTGCTGCACTCGAAGAACGACGAGGAGTGGCAGTCGTCGAGCGCCGTCAAGAACCAGATGCTGCGCATGGACCCGTCGTTCCAGGAGCGGCGGCTCGGGTTCGCGTCGTTCACCGACTTCCTGAAGTCGCGCGGCGGCGTCGTCGAGCTCGACGAGACGGGCCGGGGGCGGGTGCGAATCCGGCCGAAGAAGGACTGA